The sequence AAAATACTACTAATCAATTAACAAAAATATCATGCTGAGTTATTATCTATATTTAAGTCTACAATTGTTTAGACTTATCTACTAGTGTATATTAAGCACTTTTTTGATAAGTCTATGAATATTTGGACTTAAGATTTTTACACGGCTATTTTTGCACATGTTAATAAATAAATCAAGAAGACTGTTAATAACTAACTTAATGCTTAATGATAGTTCATAATTTTATTGTCTATCTATGTATCAAAGCTTGCTTGGTGATTTATGCACAATTATTTTAAAGTCCTTAATTTAGTTATAAAATCCTTGGTTTTTTGTCTTGCTTTATTGTTTATAATATGGTATTTTATAGGAACGAAATCGGCCGATTGGCCACGAGATATATAGTATAAAGGGGTTAGTGTAACGCTTTTATTTTTTTTACGTAATACTACATGAAGAATAAAAAGGCCTCCATTTTTGGCGGCGAACAAGTTCTATTCTTACGGCTTAAAAGGCACAAAGATAAACAGGCTTTCATTGAGGCCTATGATCTTTATATTGATCAGATCCAACGCTTTGTTTATTTCAAACTAGGCAATAAAGATGAAGCCGAAGATATTACTTCAATGGTCTTCTTGAAATGTTGGAATTATGTTTACGAAGGCAATCTAGAAAGTTACGACACTTTGAAACCGTTACTTTATAAAATTGCTCGTAACACAATCATCGATCATTATCGTCAGACAAAAAATCAGGATACAGTTTCCTTAGAAGCCGCAGAAGAAACAGTCGACGAAAAACAAAATGTTCATGACAAGGTAGTGACTGACATTGATTTCAAATCTTTGGTCCAAGAAAAATTACCTTTATTAAAAGATGAATATCGCGACATAATTATTTTACGCTTTATCAACGAACTATCAGTTTCTGAAATTGCAAAAGTTCTTGGTAAGACCAGCGGCAACGTTCGCGTCTTAGCTCATAGAGCTTTGCAATCGTTACAAGAAATTATTAATAACGAAGAGACTGAAAAAAATAATTCAAATGACTGAACGAGAATTGATAAAAAATCTATCAGCACTTAAGAATATAGAAGCTGATTCAAACTGGGTTAAAAGTAACCGAGAGGTTTTGTTATATCAAATCTTCAACGGCGCAGAATATGTTGATATGCCTTTAGGATTCTTTGAGAAGTTCTCTCTTATTTCTAAGCGCATACTACAACCAACTCCAATCGCCGCTGTTATCGCTTTATTCTTTGTTATGAGCGGTGTCGTCAGTGTTCGTATGTCTCGTAACGCAACTCCTGGTGAACCTCTTTATGTTGCTAAATCAATTAGTGAGAAAGCTCAGCTACTTGCTACTTTTAATGAAACTGCTAAAGCAAAGTTGAATGTAGAATTTGCTACTCAACGTGTTGCTGAAATTGAAAAGGTTGTTAGTGAGGACAAGCAGGATAATAATGATGCTCGCGTTCAAGAACTAGCTACTAGCTTTAAGAATGAAATAAATACTGTTCGCGATCGTTTAACTAAGATTAAAACAGCTAAAAAACCAATTAATCCGCAAACTGCTTCTAAAGATACTAAAGACAACGATGTGGTCAGTGCTGAATTATCGAAAGATAATAATGGTATTGATATTGCTTCACCAGACAATCAGAAAACATTGTCTGAGGCTGAGAAGTTGTTTAATGATAAAAACTATAATGGTGCTGCCGCTAAGCTAGATGAGCTTGGTAAGCAGTTAAAATAATTCAGTTTGCAGTGCTTATTTTTTGAGTCGGATTTATTCAAAAATTAATCAATGTAAATTGAAAATAGGTAACCAAATGACTTACGTAGAGAGACTGGTAATAAATAATGAATCAAAATCAACCATTCTCTACGACGAACATATTATTCGTTATCAGTTTGTCGCCCCTTTAACAGCGGGCAAGCAAGTTTTAGATATTGCTTGCGGTTCTGGTTATGGCGCAGCCTTCCTAGCGAATAACGGAGCAAAAAGTGTTTTAGGCATGGATATTGATGAAGCGGCTATTGCTGAAGATAAGAAAAACTATTCTCAAGAAAATTTAGAATTTAGAGTGGGCGATGCTACAAAAATTGATTTAACAACTGAAAGCTTTGATGTTGTTACTTCTTTTGAAACCATCGAACATTTGCCTGAAATCGAAGCTTATTTAGCAGAAATTAAAAGA is a genomic window of Candidatus Falkowbacteria bacterium containing:
- a CDS encoding RNA polymerase sigma factor codes for the protein MKNKKASIFGGEQVLFLRLKRHKDKQAFIEAYDLYIDQIQRFVYFKLGNKDEAEDITSMVFLKCWNYVYEGNLESYDTLKPLLYKIARNTIIDHYRQTKNQDTVSLEAAEETVDEKQNVHDKVVTDIDFKSLVQEKLPLLKDEYRDIIILRFINELSVSEIAKVLGKTSGNVRVLAHRALQSLQEIINNEETEKNNSND
- a CDS encoding DUF5667 domain-containing protein → MTERELIKNLSALKNIEADSNWVKSNREVLLYQIFNGAEYVDMPLGFFEKFSLISKRILQPTPIAAVIALFFVMSGVVSVRMSRNATPGEPLYVAKSISEKAQLLATFNETAKAKLNVEFATQRVAEIEKVVSEDKQDNNDARVQELATSFKNEINTVRDRLTKIKTAKKPINPQTASKDTKDNDVVSAELSKDNNGIDIASPDNQKTLSEAEKLFNDKNYNGAAAKLDELGKQLK